The DNA window GCGACGGGAAGGGGAAGACGACGGCCGCGTTCGGGATGGGTGCCCGCGCGGCCGGCCACGGCTACCGCGTTCACATGCTCCAGTTCATGAAGGGCGGCGCGGACTCCGTGGAGGCCGTCCGCGGCGAGTACAACGCGATCCGGGCGCTCCCCGGCTACTCCTTCGAGAACACCGGCCACTACGGCTGGCACGGGATGGCCGACGGCTCCGCGGACGACGACCACGAGCGGGACGCGCGGGCCGGACTCGAGCGCGCCCGCGAACTGATCGACGCCGCGGGCGGCGCCGACCTCTCCTCGCCGATCCCGCTCGACGCCGAGCCCGACGCCGGCGTCCACATGCTGATCCTCGACGAGATACTCTACGCCGCCGACCGCGATCTGATCGCCCCCGAGGAGGTGCTCGGTCTGATCGACGACAAGCCCGACGGGCTCGAACTCGTGCTCACGGGCAGCCACGAGCGGCCCGCGTACCTCGCGGACGCCGCGGACCTGATAACCCGCGTCGGCAAGGAGAAACACCCGATCGACGCGGGCCAGCGCGCCCGCAAGGGGACGGAGTACTGATGGTCGACGGGTCGGACGAGAGGGGAAGTCGGGCCGCCGGTCCCGCCGACGGCGACGGATCCGATCCCGACTCCGAAGACGCGGAAGCCGATCCCGCGACGGCGCTTCACGACCGCCTCGTCGCCACCGAGACGCTTCCGGTCGAGCGGGAGGCCGGCTGGTACCTCGGGGAGGCACAGGCGCTCGCGGCCGACCTCGCGGCCGACGATCTCGAGGAGTCGGTCGCCGGCGAGCGCGCCGCCGAGATCCGGGAACTGCTCGCGGAGATCGACGGGACCGGCGACGGGGAGGCGGACGACCACGTCGCGGCCGCCCGCGAACTCGCCGCGCGGATCGCGGAGCGGTCGGGATCCGACACGGATCACGTCTCCGGCGTCGGCGGGTGAGTCGGA is part of the Halorubrum aethiopicum genome and encodes:
- a CDS encoding cob(I)yrinic acid a,c-diamide adenosyltransferase, whose amino-acid sequence is MTDETTERRAGGGSADESTTDDRDAVRRNTPGRGIAPDADPIEASAPEEFGLVQAWWGDGKGKTTAAFGMGARAAGHGYRVHMLQFMKGGADSVEAVRGEYNAIRALPGYSFENTGHYGWHGMADGSADDDHERDARAGLERARELIDAAGGADLSSPIPLDAEPDAGVHMLILDEILYAADRDLIAPEEVLGLIDDKPDGLELVLTGSHERPAYLADAADLITRVGKEKHPIDAGQRARKGTEY